The following are from one region of the Aspergillus chevalieri M1 DNA, chromosome 1, nearly complete sequence genome:
- a CDS encoding uncharacterized protein (COG:S;~EggNog:ENOG410PZ3X;~InterPro:IPR032567): MTTFSAEISDHESNDQTDGNMGDNIHSGGTTTPVPQDLVAVIAGLQRQLQQMEERRIEDLRRLKEELTSPPREPLPQPTIEEIAPQPMADPVRRPRPKLTDPEVFDGRNRSLYRPFRSKLRAKLEVDKEALGNAYDRMWYAFGRLTDGAAMQVLPWMERFAKKGATESQLDGMLDQMDFIFLDRNLEEKAVRDLASLKQNNKPFTVFLTEFNRLLMEADGHNWPENTKRSYLDNALNREMNTRLETVEKKNGFEDYCRQLQQIADRMEKNQLRYSRNNKHTTSTSPAHPVNTTRASSPPQDMDWEPTTTTSARSQPRRVAKHVSREEMERRRQERRCLRCGDSTHFISHCPYDSPRNSTRMARSHIHGPELEDEEEQLREQPKLGKE; this comes from the coding sequence atgaccacattttcagcggaaatcagcgaccacgagtcaaacgaccaaaccgacggcaacatgggagacaatatacactcaggagggaccaccactcctgtcccacaagatcttgtcgcagttattgcaggacttcaacgacaactgcaacaaatggaagaacggcggattgaagatcttcgtcgtctcaaagaagagttgacgagcccacccagagagcccttgccacaaccgactattgaagagatagccccccaaccaatggcggaccctgttaggagacctcgacccaagctgacagacccagaagtctttgatggtcgaaaccgaagtctctaccgtccgtttcgaagcaagctgcgcgctaaacttgaggtcgataaagaagccttgggcaatgcctatgatcgtatgtggtatgcttttggccgtctaacagatggggctgctatgcaggtgctgccctggatggagcggtttgctaagaaaggagctactgagagccagctggacggaatgcttgatcaaatggacttcatctttctggaccggaatctggaggagaaggctgtacgagaccttgcaagcttgaaacagaacaacaagcccttcacagtctttctcactgagttcaaccgactactcatggaagctgatggccataactggcctgaaaacacaaaaaggtcctacctagacaatgcattaaaccgtgagatgaacacacgccttgaaactgttgaaaagaaaaatggatttgaagactattgccgccagctacagcagattgcggaccggatggagaagaaccaattgcggtactcacggaacaataagcataccacctcaacttctccagctcaccctgtgaataccacccgtgcttcctctccaccccaagatatggactgggaacccacaacaacaacttctgcacgcagccaacctcgacgcgtggctaagcatgtatcacgagaagaaatggaacgccgcagacaagaacgacgttgccttcgttgtggtgactccacgcattttatctcccattgcccctacgacagtcctaggaacagtacccgcatggctcgctcacacattcatgggccggaactcgaagatgaagaagagcagttgagggaacaacccaagctgggaaaagaatag